GCATTCCGATCATTCGGGGCAATCGCTGCGTACCGCCGCCACCGGGCAGCAGGCCCACTTTTACTTCGGGGAGACCGAGTTTCGTCTTGGGATTGTCGAGCGCCACCCGATAATGGCACGCCAAACATATCTCCAACCCTCCGCCCAAAGCCGTCCCGTTGATGGCCGCCACGACGGGTTTACCATTGGTTTCGATCTTTCGAAAAAGCCGATTGAGCTCCACCGATATCTTCAATATTTCGGCCGGATTTTCGCCCTGATTCCGTAAGATCATCTTCAGATCCGCTCCGGCCACAAATTCGGGCTTATCGGAGGTGATAATAATACCCTTGACCTCCGCATCGCTGTACGCTTTTTCCAGCGCTTCCGCAAAGGCAGGGACGGAGTCGTCGTTAAGTACATTCATGGGTGAGCCGGTCATGTTCCAGCTCAGGATGGCTATGTTATTATTGGTTGTGCAGTTGATAGTCATAGTATAGTAGGTTTAACCTCATTTTGAGGAAAAGGGGGATTATACCAGTTCAAAAATGGTCGCAATGCCCATTCCGCCGCCGATACAAAGCGTGGAGAGACCAAATTGCTTGCCCGTTCGCTCCAACTCATCGATCAATGTCGCCGAAATGATCGCACCCGTCGCCCCCAGCGGGTGACCCAACGCGATGGCCCCGCCGTTGACATTTACTTTGGAATGATCTACCCCCAATTGTTCCATAAAGAAAAGAGGAATCGCCGCAAACGCTTCGTTCACTTCAAACAAATCAATATCCGAAATGCTCATTCCCGCTTTTTTAAGCACTTTTTGGGTAGCAGGCACCGGCCCGGTGAGCATGATGGTAGGTTCTGAACCGATAATGGCAAACGCTTTGATTCGCGCACGGGGTTTGAGGCCGAGCTTCTCGCCTACTTCTTTGGAGCCGATCAACAGACCCGCCGCCCCGTCCACGATTTGGGAGGAATTGCCCGCGTGGTGTACGTGGTTGATCTTATCGACGTCGGCATATTTCATCAATGCCAGTGCATCCAGCCCCATACTGCCCATCATTTCAAAAGCAGGTTTCAGCTTTCCCAATGATTCGACCGTGGTCCCCGGACGTACCCCTTCGTCGCGGTCGAGAATGGTAACGCCGATCTCATCTTTATAAGGGACCAAGGATTTGACAAAGCGGTTGGCTTGCTGCGCTTCTACCGCCCGACGGTAAGATTCAGCCGCAAACGTATCAACATCCGTGCGGGAATAACCGTATTTGGTCGCGATCAAGTCAGCCGAAATTCCCTGCGGCACAATATTATGACGCGCCACGATCTGCGGATTCATGAACAATGCCCCGCCGTCGGTACCCATCGGCACGCGACTCATGGATTCGACACCACCCGCCACGATCATATCTATCTGTCCGGACATGACATACGCAGCGGCCTGATTGATGGCCTCCAGCCCTGACGAACAAAACCGATTAAGTTGTACACCCGCCACGCTTTCGGCGTAGCCGGCTTCGATCACGGCCGTCCGGGCAATATCCGCGCCCTGCTCGCCCACGGGCGTAACACACCCCATGATCACATCGTCTACATAACTCGTATCCAATTGGTTACGCTGTTGTATCTCTTTTAATACAGAAGTCAGCAGTTGAATCGGTTGCACTTCGTGCAGCGATCCGTCCGACTTACCGCGTCCGCGCGGAGTTCTGACGGCGTCATAAATAAATGCCTCGGCCATAGGGGTTTCTAAAGGTTAAAAAGTAGAAAGAGAACTGCGGCAATACTCTGCCTGCATACGGTTAGAGAACAAAAATACAGCGCATTTTGATAAAATCAAGACGAAATGAGGGAAAAGAAAACGAGGCGTTACCCCAAAAATATCTTCTTCAAAGCCCCCCACAGGGCCCGTTTATTTTTATCGTCGGCCTGAACGATGTCCAACGATTCAGCCAATAAAAAGTTCACTCCCGCAATGCGCTTAGGATCATAACGATTCATCATTATTTCCAGATTAATGTTGATGAACGGTACCCCGAAGGAAATAAAATGATGTACTTTTTTATGTTGAAGCAACGGTCGAAAATCCATTTGTTTGGAACCGGCTACGTTAAGGATATCCACGCCATCAAGGTTTAGGTTGACGGCTTTCAGTACCTTTTCCAGAAAGATGGTATTACTCGCCGACATGGCCGGGGTTTCATCCACCAAGATAAGAATCTGATGATTGAGCGAAGGCAAAGGTGCCGCAGCCAAAGCGGGGGGAACGCTCACCGGCGGCGGTACAGGCGGAGCCATCGAAATCGGCGGTTCCTGTACGACATCCGCGACAGAAACAGGTGCTTCGACCTGCGCACTGACGGTTTCTTCTCCGCTGACCCGATACAGGGTCTCGTTTTGATACAGTAATTGGTAAAATGACTTGCTCATGGTACAAAGCTAAAAAGACTTGTCAAATTAAGATAACAGCCTCCCTGTTTTAGTGTATTTAATACTTGGTACCCGGTTGTCCGTTAAAGCCCTGAGCCTTTTTTAATGAATTGATTCCCCGGCACAGCATCCAATACTGCCCATCGTGCCTTATCGCCCGTTTCAGATTTCAAATTGCGGCTTATTTCAGCAGTAAGTCAAGCCCCGGATGAAAGCACCATTAACGATCAGCTGCCCTGAACGTGTAGCTCTCCAAGGTTCAATAAGAAGTGTAAGAAGAATATCAGGCTTTTTTCAAATCCACCGTTTTGGTCGGGTCAATTTTAAACCAAAGCAACGCCGCCACAAAAAGGCATCCCGAAATCAGGTACAGTGGAATATTGAAGTTTTTGGTGCTCTCCACCACCGAACCAAAGATAATGGTAATGAAAAAGCCGCCCATCTGTCCGGCAAAGTTCATCGAACCGGCCACGGTTCCGGCGTTTCGTTTGCCGATGTCTACGCACACCGCAAACGAAACCGGCAACGCCAGGTCTTTGGTCAATACGCAAATAGCCAGTAAATAACCCGCCAATTGATGGTCGGACGTGAGCCCGGCCGCCATAAAGAAAACACTCGATAATCCCAATCCGGTGATGGCCACGGCCCTCCTGCCAATTTTGAGGCCGTATTTTTTAGTCAGAAAATCGCTCATCAATCCCCCGACTACGCAGCCGATGGCCCCTAAAAAATACGAGAGGGAGATAAAGTTTTTGGATTGTTCTTCGGTCATGCCGCGCCCTTCCTGAAAATACGTAGACGACCAATTGGTAAAAAAATACGCCCCGTAAAAAAACAGGTGACACATGAGCATCAACGCCCAAATGTCAGGATTGAGAATAATGGTTTTCCAGGGAATGGCATGGTCGGCGCGTTTGATGTTGCGTCCCACCTCGATCTCTTCCACTTCTTCGGCGGAAACTCCTTCTTTTTCGGCGGGTTCGTCACGAAACCACAGGTACCAGGCCAGCGCCCAAACGGCTCCTGCCAGCCCCAGTATGACAAATGACCAACGCCAGCCTACAGCGTGTACCAACGGAATGACGAGCAGCGGAGTAAGCGCCCCACCGATACGGCCCGCCGCCCAGATCACCGACTGGGCCCGACCGACCTCAACCGCCGGAAACCAGCGCGAAATGGCAATCGTGGCGTTGGGATACGCGCCCGCTTCGCCTACGCCAAACAAAAACCGTACGACGAGCAGGTAAAAGAAACTAAAAGCTGTGCCTGTAAGGGCCGTAAAGCCTGACCACCATAAGACCACCCGGGTCAATACCCGACGGGGGCCAAGGGTATCTCCCATGGCCCCCGTCGGGATTTCAAACAAAGCATAAGCCAATGAAAATGCGCCTAATATCCAGCCAAATTCTTCATTATTTAAGCCCAAATCGGCTTTGACGTACTTACTGACCACGTTCATACAGACACGGTCAAGAAAGGTAATAATCGAAAGGGCAAACAAAAAAGCTAAGGCACGGTAGCGATATTTCATTGAGTCGGGAGGTTACCACATCAGCGAGTAATTGATTTTTGCAGCTGCCGGTACCACCAACTCCTGTCCTCCGCTCACGTTTCTTATGGCAGCACCATCCACCTGAATATAATATTGCTTATCAACGGAATAAGTAGTATCATTGATTTTCCTGATCTCTTTACCTGCCGCCAAACGACATTTCAGCGTTGCCGGAAGACTGCCCGTCACGCGCAGTTCACGCGTAAAGAATTTAGCATCGGCATCGGGGCGAATTTGGTCTTCGACCTTTACACCCGCCAGATCATATTTAAACGTCGGGCGACCGGCCGCATCGACATCATACCCGCGAAAACGATACCCGTCGGTCTCGCCGTACATCGTTGGCCAGGCGGTTTGGTCATTGGCTATCAGGGCCAAAGTAGGCTGATTGCTCAAGTCCAGCACACTGCCCTGCGGCAGGCTCATGCCGTTGCCACGGTCATTCCACATAGGCGTTACGTCCAAAAAGTCACCTTTCCATACACGGGCCAAGGCCCCTTTTTCGAGATTGACGGCGTAATGAATGCCCGAAGGCTCTCCTACCGAAAGGCCGTGGGATACGTTTTCGTTATTGATACGGAAGAAACTGCGGTGAATCAGCGGTTCACTGCCGGGGCGGGCCAAAATAGGATTGGTTGGATTGCTCAGGTTGATGGATCCCAATGCATGAAGTTCAACGGGACGGTTGGCATCACTTTCGACGGTCAGACCCAGCGATGATTTTGCCCAGTCGGTGTTCTTATTGTACACAAACTCAAAGGGCACTTCACCGGCGGGCAGGGTAGCTTTGGCCTGCCCTTCCCACCACTGCCATTTGAGCGGCTCCTGACCCGCCACCCGCAATACGCCGTTGCCTCCGTTATTAACGACCTGAAAACGGTATTCTCCCGCCACCGGAACGACTAATTTACCGGTGAAGCGTAACAGATAGCCGTTGGGTTTGCCCGACACATCGTGTGCAAGCTTTTCTAACTTCCCTTCTTTTACGGGTTTAATTTTAGCATAATCGGGCTCTGCCATAAAAATACCATCATACAGTGCGTATTTCAGGTCTTTCAACTGAGGCTGTTGGTTACCGAACCGTTTTATCGTGAAATTGCGAAAAGCGACGCAACCGTGGTCGCCCTGAATCAGGATAGGACCTTGCGCCACTTCTCCCGGCAGGCTGCCGCGCGTAGGGCCCGACAGCTCTACATTTTCCTGAATGGTCACGCCGTTCAGCTCGATTTTAATCACTTTAGCGTTGGCAATTTTTTTGCCGCCTGCGTCGAAGCGAGGGGCTTGAAATGAGATTTTCATCTTTTGCCACAGGCCGGGGGCACGGCTGGCATTCATACGCGGTGCATAGCCTTCATAGCCTTTTTGTCCGTCGGGCTTTGTTTCGTCCCAACGCTCGTAGATGGCACCTGCATCGTGCGCATGAGGCTGTTTGACGCCCCAGCTGTCAAACAGCTGAATTTCATAACGGCCTTGCAGATAGATTCCCGAGTTGGAACCTTTGGCCATCATAAATTCCACTTCCAGGTCGGCATCACCATGTTCGAAAGCGGTGAACAGGTCAAACTCACGACCGTATTTGCCCCTTGGGTGCTGACACACCAAAACACCTTTGCCGG
Above is a window of Runella slithyformis DSM 19594 DNA encoding:
- a CDS encoding MFS transporter, giving the protein MKYRYRALAFLFALSIITFLDRVCMNVVSKYVKADLGLNNEEFGWILGAFSLAYALFEIPTGAMGDTLGPRRVLTRVVLWWSGFTALTGTAFSFFYLLVVRFLFGVGEAGAYPNATIAISRWFPAVEVGRAQSVIWAAGRIGGALTPLLVIPLVHAVGWRWSFVILGLAGAVWALAWYLWFRDEPAEKEGVSAEEVEEIEVGRNIKRADHAIPWKTIILNPDIWALMLMCHLFFYGAYFFTNWSSTYFQEGRGMTEEQSKNFISLSYFLGAIGCVVGGLMSDFLTKKYGLKIGRRAVAITGLGLSSVFFMAAGLTSDHQLAGYLLAICVLTKDLALPVSFAVCVDIGKRNAGTVAGSMNFAGQMGGFFITIIFGSVVESTKNFNIPLYLISGCLFVAALLWFKIDPTKTVDLKKA
- a CDS encoding family 16 glycoside hydrolase, giving the protein MIRRLLPFFSVLSLAVQGQTVSFNDLSAFKNPSSNWSIAGDAAADLSQNNVMTATPGKGVLVCQHPRGKYGREFDLFTAFEHGDADLEVEFMMAKGSNSGIYLQGRYEIQLFDSWGVKQPHAHDAGAIYERWDETKPDGQKGYEGYAPRMNASRAPGLWQKMKISFQAPRFDAGGKKIANAKVIKIELNGVTIQENVELSGPTRGSLPGEVAQGPILIQGDHGCVAFRNFTIKRFGNQQPQLKDLKYALYDGIFMAEPDYAKIKPVKEGKLEKLAHDVSGKPNGYLLRFTGKLVVPVAGEYRFQVVNNGGNGVLRVAGQEPLKWQWWEGQAKATLPAGEVPFEFVYNKNTDWAKSSLGLTVESDANRPVELHALGSINLSNPTNPILARPGSEPLIHRSFFRINNENVSHGLSVGEPSGIHYAVNLEKGALARVWKGDFLDVTPMWNDRGNGMSLPQGSVLDLSNQPTLALIANDQTAWPTMYGETDGYRFRGYDVDAAGRPTFKYDLAGVKVEDQIRPDADAKFFTRELRVTGSLPATLKCRLAAGKEIRKINDTTYSVDKQYYIQVDGAAIRNVSGGQELVVPAAAKINYSLMW
- a CDS encoding acetyl-CoA C-acetyltransferase; amino-acid sequence: MAEAFIYDAVRTPRGRGKSDGSLHEVQPIQLLTSVLKEIQQRNQLDTSYVDDVIMGCVTPVGEQGADIARTAVIEAGYAESVAGVQLNRFCSSGLEAINQAAAYVMSGQIDMIVAGGVESMSRVPMGTDGGALFMNPQIVARHNIVPQGISADLIATKYGYSRTDVDTFAAESYRRAVEAQQANRFVKSLVPYKDEIGVTILDRDEGVRPGTTVESLGKLKPAFEMMGSMGLDALALMKYADVDKINHVHHAGNSSQIVDGAAGLLIGSKEVGEKLGLKPRARIKAFAIIGSEPTIMLTGPVPATQKVLKKAGMSISDIDLFEVNEAFAAIPLFFMEQLGVDHSKVNVNGGAIALGHPLGATGAIISATLIDELERTGKQFGLSTLCIGGGMGIATIFELV